The DNA sequence AAGTGCTCCCAGGCCCGCTCCACCAGCACGGTCCGCACCTCGACGGGCCGGTCGGCCCGCCTGGCCTCCTCCTCGATCAGCGCCGTCGTCGGCCGGAGGGTGCTCTCCAGCGCGGCGAGGACGACGACACGCGGCCCGGCGGCCACGGCGGCGGCCGCCATCGGCCGGTCGACGCGCAGCACGGGGACGCCCGCCACTGCGGCGGCCCGCTCCGCGAGGTGGCCGATCGTCGAGCAGGTGCACAGCACGGCCCGGGCACCCGCGTCGACGGCCTCCCGCACCGTCGCCCGTACGTCGTCGGCGACGGCGGCGGGAGTCGTGGCGCGGGCCCGCTCCAGCAGTTCCTCGGCGACGACGTGCCGTAGTGCCAGGCCGGGATGGTCTTCGTCGCGCAGGGCGTCGAAGACGGGTACGTGGACGGGTGAGGTGTGCAGGAGGGCGAGCATGAGCAGCGGACCCCGCCGTCAGAACCGCTCGGGATGCGCCGCCAGCCACTGCTTCGCCGCCCGCATCAGCTCCGGACCGGCGGCCGGCGCTTCCTCGGGATGGCGTTCGGCCCACTTGGCGACGTACGGGCAGAGCGGAGCGACGGCACCGTCCTCACGGGCGGCGACGGCGTAGAACTCGCGGGCGAGGGAGCCCGCGATGCCCTTGCCCTCGTGGGCGGGCTCCACGATGGTGTGCACCGGCACGAGCGCGTGCTCGGGCTCGTCGAGGACGAAGTACTCGATCCGTCCGACGACCTCGCCGTCCGTCACCGCCTCGAGCCGGCCCGCCGCCCGGTCGTCACGGATCTCGAAGTCACCCATGCCCACGTCTGCTCCTGCCTCGGTCTGCGCCGGTCAGGCCGTGACGGCCTGCGGGCTGCGCTCCTGGTCCGACCCCGGTACCGGCTCGGACGGGTCGGCCCCCAGAGCCACGATGCGGTTGGCGCCGTCCACGTGGACGACCCGGGGTTCCATCGCCCGCGCCTCGGCGTCGGTCACCTGAGCGTAACTGATGATGATCACCAGATCCCCGGGGTGCACGAGATGGGCCGCCGCCCCGTTGATCCCGATCACCCCGGACCCGCGCTCACCCTCGATGACGTAGGTCTCCAGCCGGGCCCCGTTGGTGACGTCGACGATGTGCACCAGCTCACCGGGCAGCAGGTCCGCGGCGTCGAGCAACTCGGCGTCGATGGTCACGGATCCCACGTAGTGCAGGTCGGCCTGGGTGACGGTGGCGCGGTGGATCTTGGACTTGAACAGAGTACGCAGCATCTTGGACTCCCGGAAGACGGCTCCCTGCCCGCTTTCTGCAGGTCAAGGGCGGTATCACTCTACAATTGGCGCGCGCCTGAGTCGAAGATTGTGAGGAACATCGCTTCACTTTCGGTGAGCCGGCTCCCTGCATGGGCTTCCGTATGAACCAGGCTGTTGTGGCTCGTCGAACACGCCCCTACCCGAACACTCTTCGCGAACGCGCCAGGACCGATGCTGACGAAACGCTGACTTACCTGACGGCATATCAGGCGCGTGAGGGCACGGCCACGAGGTGATCGGTGTCAGTGAGCGCCGCGGACGCGATGAGGACCGGCACCCCGGGCCCCGGTGAAGTCGAGGCGCAGCTGGCGTCCAACCGCCCGCATGACTCGCAGGTGCAGCAGGGACTGGATACGCCGGCAGCTCTGCTGAGGCTTTCGACGACGCCCACTGCGGGCGCATATCGGTCCGCCACGGACACGCCCTCGTGCGGAGCCGCATTTCCAGGGTGCGCCGCGCTTTGTCAAATCCCCCTGGTGATCCCCCTGGTGTCAGGGGAGGTGTCGTCTAGCGTCTGGTCTGTCGCGAAGGGATGGAGGCAGCGCTGATGAGCGGGAGCGGTGGGAAACGGAGCCGTCTTTCATCCAAGGCGGTTCTCGCCGTGTGGGTGCGCAGTGGAGGCAGGTGCATGCTGTGCAACGCGTACCTGCTGGAGGGGGCGATGTCGGGACGGACGCTTCCTTTGGGGGAGGTTGCGCACATCGGACAATCTGATGCTGCTGTGTGCCCAGCAACATATGGAGATCGATGCGAAGGTCGCGCTGGACGTCTTCACCGTCGAGTGGCTGCGCCGTGTGAAGCAGGAGCATGAGGACCGTGTCAGGCACCTGACCGCGTTGGGGCCGGAGAGGGCCACCACGGTGGTGCGGATGGTGGGGTCGGTGCACGGAAATGCCGTCGAGCTGTCGCGGGAGACCGCTGCGAACGCTGTGACGGCAGGCCGCCGGTTTCCTTTGTATCTGGAGTCCTACTCACGGCACGGTGTGGAGATAGATCTGCGGCACATTCCCGGCGAGCAGGCAGCCGCTGCCTGGGACGCCTGCCGCCGAGGCCAGCCGTCACTACTATCGGCAGGCGACCAAGGTCATCGATGACGTGGTCCGAAACCGGCTGCGACCAGGGACAGAGCGGGAATCCGTGCAGCATCTGAGCGTGTTCGGATTTGCGCGTCTGCCATTACTGGTCTATCTCGGGTCGCTCTTCCGCCCGGAAACCGGCTCGCTGCCTGCCGCCCGCCCGAGGCCCTCGGCAGCGTGGAACTCGCGATCGAGGCGGGGTCGAGGCGCTGACACCGACCGCCCGGGCCGAAGTCCGGCTCACGCGCCCCTGCCCACTTGCGTGCGCCGCTCCTCCCTTCCGTACGGTCCAGCCGATGGCGAACCGCCCACGCACACGGTGAAGGAGAGCTGTTGAAGCCGACCGAGGAAGTGCTCCAGGACCTGACCCGGCCCTCGAACGTCTCCGTCCACTCCGACGACGCGCTCGTCGGGAAGGTGAAGGCCGCCATCACGGCGGACGACGAGAAGCGGAAGGAGAACGAGGACGAGCCGCTCCGCCGGAAGCCCGCCCTCGTCCCGATCCTGCCGACAGAGCTGCCCCGGCAGTTCGAAGTGACCCTCTGGGACGTGCTCCACACCCTCGCCCGGGCCACTGCCCTGTCGTGGCGCGGTGCGGGCCGAGGGCTGGCGGAGCACTGGGGCGCACTCAAGTACACCCAGGCCCTGGCCGGCGGTCGTGACTCCTTCCTCGGCCTCACCGACGAAGGCCACCGCATCGCGGACCACTACAAGTCGCTGCAGTCCAGGGAGCTCGGCATCGGCTTCGCGCTCACGCTCAGCGAGCACATGCTGCGCAGCCGTTTCCCCGACCATTCGGTGACGATGGTCCCCGCAGACACGGCGTTACGCGCGGGCTGGGCCCTCACCAGCAGGGACAACGGCGAGAAGGTGAGGTATCGCTATCGTCCCCAGTACTTCGCCGAGGTCTGGCGGCCGGGCGAGCCGTCCCTTGCCATCACCCTCGCCTGCAAGGGCAACCACAGCGACTCCGCCACCTCCGCCGAGCAACTGGCATCCGCCTCGGCCCACTCTGAAGCGGTCCACATCGGCACGTGGAACGAGACCCCCGGCCTGCTGTTCAGCACACAACTCCCGACGGACGGCGCCACGATGACCGTCCACGCCCTCCAAGCGCCGGGCAGCAGCGGTCGTCTGTCCCCGGCAGAGGGCCGGGAAGCGAACCGGAACGCCCCGCCGTTCCAGGCGAACGTGATGCCGGACATCCATCCGCCGGCCGAGGGCCTGGTGGCACGGGAGCCCGTACGGGGCTGCCACGTGCAGCCGAAGGACTACGCCTGGTTCCAGGAATCCCTGGCTCACACCACGGCAGCGGGCCTCATGGCCTTCACCGGCTCCGGCCACGCCACCGCCCGCCACCTGACCGACCGGCAGGGCCGCAAACGCTTCACCGGTCTCGAACACGCGGCCAGCATGAGCATCCAGGACGCCGCCCACACCCTCTTCGGCAACGAGTACGTCGGCACCGACCACGTCTTCCGCCTCAACGGCCCCCGCGTCGAGGCGTTCTCCGGCGTGGACAAGGAGGTCTTCCGACTCCTCGCCAGGGGCGACATCGAGGAGTACCGCGCCCTCGTCCACGCGAGCCGCCACGTCCGCCCCCGCCTCACCTTCGACAAGGACTGGGGCGGTCCGGTCTCCGTCCACGCCGACGGCTCCGTCTTCGCCCTGCGGCTGCTGCCGGGGCAGAACGAGGAACCCTGCGCGTGCTCGTCTCGCTGACGCACCGCTGAGACGACAGGTCCGTCCGGACGGCCTCTGGGCGGACGACCAAACCACATACGGCCAGGAGCGTGGGCCCCGACTCGCGGTGACGGTGTAGGCGCGGGCGATGCAGAGCATGGCCTTGCTCCCCCGCCCCGAAGGACGGCAGCGTCACCCACGGCAGTGACCGAGCGGCGTACGAGCGGGCAATGGTCAGCGAGTCCACGTTGTACGCCGTTTCGCCCGGGGAGTAGTCCAGCCGCCTTCGCGTGATCGACGATCTGACGAATACGCCGAGGCTCACGGCATCAAGCACGATGGCCACTGCCGGGTATCGCTCGGCTACCCTGCACATCCGCCGTGCAGGTAGCCACCACCGTGGACGGCTTCGCGTTGGAACCTGCTGGCTACACCGCATCCTGTCGTTGCAACGGCGCTGGAGAGGATGGACGCGATGACCGCCTCTCAGGCGTTCTCGTCATGGATCCGCGCACCCAGATCCTCCGCCCACTCCAGCGCCCACGCCTTGAGTTCCTCGATTTGCCGGGAAGTGAGCCCGTACGCGGTGTAGTCCTCATCCTCGTACCAGTCCGCGCCGATGAGCCGGTCCCGGAGGTCTTCGAGGCTGAACTCGTTGTGGGCGCGACGGCGGCCCAGGGATTCGAGGTCGGCGGTGGAGCGGTGGCGGGAGGCAGCCTGGACGTCGATGAGGTCGCGGACGGTGCCGCGGTCGGCGAGGGCGCGGACCTTGGTGCCGATCACGTCCTCAAGGGAAAGAACGGGGCCGTAGGGGGTCTGGGCGGGCGGAGCCCAGAACGCCTCCTTGAGGACGTCGACCTCACACTCCTCGCCGCTGTCCGGATCGGTGACGAGGAACCGGCCGCTGAGCGGATCGGTCTGGACGTGCGTGGTCCGCCATCCGCGCGCGCTGAGGCCAGCTGTGAGTGAGGCGACGATCTCCTGCATCGGAGCGGGGTTCTCGGTGGCGACGTCGAGGTCACGACTGATGCGTTCGACCAGGCCGTGAGCCTGCACGGCGTATCCGCCGGTGAGGACCAGAGGGTAGGGGGAGCCAAGGTCGAGGATGTCGGCGAGGAGGCGCTCGTGGAGCGGAGTGAGCTTCATGCGGCGGTCGTGTCGGCCGGAGCGGTGCGGAGCAGCTCGGGGAAGGCGTCCTCCCAGACCTCGCGGATGTAGGGACTGATCAAGCGCCGCAGCACGGGCCACTGATCGGCGAGCAGCCGGTGGTGCAGGAGGGTCACCAGGTCCTGGCGCAGTCCTTCGGCGAGGACGGTCCGGTAGAGCGTCATGCGGGACTTCGGACGGTCCAGGCTGTAGCTCGTCCGCCCGGACCAGACGATGTGGAGCGGCAGGTCCACGTTGCCCTCGATGGGGCCGGCCAGCTCCTGCAAGCGCTCGGGCAGTCGGCTGCGATAGCGGTCCCGCAGCACCTCGGCGCGGGGCTCGGTGGTCGTCGTGTCCATGCATCCAGTATCACTGCTGGGAGGCGGCGGCATGGCGGATACGGGGTCCCCCTGTCGTACGTAGGGAGAGGTCGACGGCCGAACGCCGCGTTCGGTACGGATGGCGGACGAGCCCCAGCCGACGCCTCCATCACCTGGACGCAGGTTCCGTCGGCCATGGCGCGAAGGGCGGCGGACTCGTCGCGGCCGAGGGCCTTGAGCGGGACGGACCGTGCGGCATCCGGCGGGCCGCCCCAGCCGTCGGCGCCGGCCCGGACGACTTTCGCCGCGGTGGCCCATGGCAGCCGGGCGCGGGTCACTGCTGCGCACCTCGGGATCTGGGGCAGCGCCGGAGGAGTCCAGGCCGCACCCTCCGGGGGCGGCCATGTGTGCGGAGCCGGTTTGGTACACATCGTCGGAGACCTTATTGCATAATAATTGCAACAACTTATCTGTGACAGAAAGGTTGGCCGTGAGGGTCTGCGATGGCGCCGGGCATCGAGTCGTCCTGCGACAAGACGGGAGCGGACCTGGCCCGGGACCTGATCACACGCCTCGGGAACACGCTGGACGACGCGGTCGCGGAGTGGTTCGACGAGGCGGCACGGGTCTTCGGGCTGCCGTATCCGGACGGTCCGGCCATCGATGCGGTCACGGCCTGCGCCGAGCACGGCGTGGGCACCCTGTCGTGATCGGCGGTGTCGCCGCGGACTCGCGGGTACGGTCGCCGGCCGAGGAGCACCGTCTGGCGGCGGGCGTCGAACTGCGACTGCCGCCGCTGCGGCTGTGCACTGGCAGCGGCGCGAGGACCGCCCCCGTCGGCGACCTTCTGGTACGGGTGGGCTCCGCGCCGGCACCGCTGGAGTACGCCGCACTGCATCCCGTCGTCATGGGGAAGGCGGTGGCCGCCTCATGACCACCGACATCCGTGTGTACCGGGACGCCGGGATACTCGCGCACACCGAGTCACTGCGTTCGGTGTACGTCGACGCCTTCTGCACCCCGCCCTGGAACGAGGACGAGGCGCAGGCAACCGAGTTCGTCTCCCGGCTGCCGGTGAGCGTACGGCGTGCCGGGTTCACCGCCGCGACCGCCGTGCGCGACGGAGAGGTCGTCGGCTTCGCCACCGCGATGACCACTCCGGCCCCCTTCCCCACCGACCGCTGCTATCCCCAGGCGGCCGCCGGCCTCGGCAACGACCGCACCGCCGACTGGCTGTGCGGAGCCCGGGAGATCGACGAACTCGCCGTCAGGCCCACCGCCCGCGGTACCGGCCTCGCCGCCCGCCTCCTCGACGCGGTGACCGCAGACGCGCCCGAGGGGCGGGCATGGCTGCTCACCTCGGTCCGTAACGGGCGGGCCCTGGCCTTCTACCGCCGCCACGGCTGGACGCAGGCCACCCGCCCTTCCCCCGGCGGCAAGGGCATCGTCGTCTTCCTCGGTCCGCGCCACCCCGCCCGTTCCCTCGCCCCGTTCCCCCTGTGAGCCTTCGGCGCCCCGCCTCGCACACCGCTGAAATCCGCCGCCATTTCCCCGACATCGTCACCGAGCCCGCCACAACGTGGTCCCCGGCGCTCCACTGCCGACCCCTGCCCCGCCCCTGCCGTTCGTGAAGTACTGGCCCGAGACGGCGGGGTCCTGGCACCGTTCGGGGCGCGTGACATGGTCACCGCCCGGATCAGGAGCGTCCGCGTTCTTGACGGGCCGACTGCCCGTGCGCGAACCATTTGTGCGCGGACATCCCGGTGGCCTCGGGGGCGGGTCGGCGTACCTATCAGGCGGACGGCCCTGCCTTGTATGCGGAGCGCGCCACCGCCCAGCGCGCCCACCTCGGGCTGATACTGCTGCCGACCACGAGCATCGGCTCCTTACCGCAGACCGGCGAACTGCGCACCGCCCGCGCCGACCCGCGCTCCGGGCGGATCGACACGGCCGGCTACGAGGAGCGGAGCAGGGCGGAGATCCAGGAAGCCCTGTCGTCGGCCAGCATCCCCTCCCGGGACGCCGTGCCGGTCGTCAGTCCGTCTCCTGGGTGTGGGGGGCCGTCGCGGGCGGATGAGTCGGACGGTCCCGTCCGCCGTCACGGCCGGACACCACCACGATGACCAGCCCGACAAGCACGGCTGCGACGGCGGCCCGTCCTGCCGCGCGCGCCCACCAGGCCGGACGGGCCGCGCCCACGCCGCCCTTCGGCGCACCCAGCCGTTCGGCCCGCCGGGCAGGTCTCAGCAGACGCAGCAACAGCAGTACCCCGACCGGGAGTTGCAGTAGCCACAGCACGGTGCGCGGCCACTCCCCGTACCAGACGTTGGTTCCGTACAGCAGGGTGTGCCACACGCTGAGCACGTAGACGACGATCACGAAACGGTGCAGCCGTCGCCAGGTGTTCGCTCCGATGCGGTGCCGGACGTAGAACAACAGTCCCAGCGGAATCGCCAGGTACAGGGCACCCTGGCCGATCGGGATGGCGATCCGGCCGGTCCCGGAGTCGTACCAACCGGGCACGAAGCTGTCGGCGAAGGCCACCCACAACCGTTCCGCCCAGTCCACCTTCGTCTCGTAGCGCACGAGTTCCGCCGCGAACATCAGCGCGTGGGCGAACATCAGCGCCGTCGTCGTCAGGCTCGTGGTGCGGTGCCAGCGCTCCAGCACCTGCCGGGAGACCGGCAGCCGGGCGGGGCGCGGCCCCGACAGCAGCAGACCGAGCATGACCGTGCCCCAGGCCCACAGCAGGCCCGACCACCCGAACGCCTGACTGAGCAGGTACATCCAGTAGGTGCCGGGGTCGTCCATGAACGGCATGACCGCGACCGTGTCCGACGCGCCGGACTCCATGCGCGCCCACAGGAACGCGAACACGAGCGCCGTGACCACCATCGCCGCGGTGGCGTCGGGCAGGGCGGCCCGCAGGTCGCCGCGCAGCGCGACGCGGTCACCGGGAGGCTGTCGCCGTTCGGGCGGGGCTGTTGCCCCGTCTTCGTCCGGCCTCGCGTCTGACGTCATCAGGGGCCTCCGGGCACGGGCCACCGCAGCAACGGTGCGCATGTGGCGTGAGGCAACAAGTCTGACTGACGGGGCAGTGATCCTCAGAGGCGTTATCCGGCCAGAGCCACCACGGGAACCGCACGGGGCACACCTGGTCTCCGCCTCCCCTCCACATTCAAGACAACCGCCGAAGCCCCACTGTCGCAGGAATACGAGCGCCTCTACGCTGATGCACGCAGTCGGTTCGCGCCTCCCGTCCACCCGGACGCCCGGTGGCGCGGCACAAGAGGGAACCCGGTGCGAATCCGGGGCTGTCCCACAGCGGTGAGTGGGAACGAAAGCCGTCGATGTCACGGGGTCCACGTCAGGGCCGGGGAAGAGACGGCCGGTAGGTGTCGGCCCTTTCGGCGGACGTGCCCGCGAGTCCGAGGACCTGCCACTGCGCCCGCGTCCCGCGCGGGCTGTGCTCGTGACCTCGTGGACCGGGTCGGCGGTACGGGCGGTCGTCCGTCGTGCGTGTGGCTGCGCCTCCTTCCCTGTCGGTGTTCAAGGCCCGGTACGGAGGAGGATGGTGTGCGGGACCCAGCCGGTTCGCGTCGGCCGTACCGACCCCGGGGCGACGTGTCGTCCGACGGACCGGGGCCGACGATTCTCCAACCCGTCGCGGGCGTCCTCCAGGAACCGGGCGTGTCCGGCGGCACGGTGTCCGGTGTCTGCCACGGCACTCTGGGCGAGTTGTACCAGGGCCCGTTGCGAGCGGGCACCGATCCTGAGATCGCGGTGGTGTCCTTCCCCGTGGACCGTCACTCCTGGGTGTACTTCACACCGAGGACGACGGCCGGCTCGCCGCGTCCGTCGGCACTCGGTGAGAAGTCGGCGACAGCGGCCCGGCTCTTCCTGGACCACTACGGCCTCACCCTGCCACCGGGCGACTGGCACACCCACTCCGAACTGCCGGTGGGCGTGGGGATGGCCAGTTCCACGGCGGACATCGTGGCGACGCTGCGCTGCCTGTTCCGTGTCTTCTCCCTGCCGTACGACACGGACGTGGTCCTCGGCGTCCTGGCGGGCATCGAGCGCGCCGACAGCGTCTTCCTCGACGAGTTCGCCCTGTACCTCAGCGGCCGGCACCGGGTGGTGCGGCGACTGGGCCCGGACATCGGCTTCCACACCGCCTACGTCACGGAACCCGGCACGGTGGACACCGCCGCCGTCACTCCCCTGCTGCTGGACCACTACCGGCGCCGCAGCGAGGAGTACCAGCGGTGCCTGACCGATCTGGTGAAGGGCTTCGATTCGGGCGACCCGGCCGCCGTAGCGCGTGCCGCGACGGTCAGCGCCGCGTTGTCCCAGGAGGTACTGCCCAAGGCGACCTTCGGCAGCCTGCGAGCCCATCGTGAACGGTTCGGTGCCGACGGCATCTTCGTCGCCCACACCGGCTGCCTGGCCGGCTATCTCTTCGCCTCACGCCCACCGGCCGAGGTCAAGTCCGAACTCTCCGCGTTCCTCCACTCGCTCGGCCACCAGTGCACCTTCGCCCAAGGAGGCTACGGGTGATCCACCCCCACATCGCCGACGCCCTGAAAGTCCCGGACCTCGTCCGGCTCACCGACGGCCTGGTCCTGCTGCGGTTCGAGTCGATGAAGATCTACTCGGCCCTGGCCGCCGTCCGTCATCTGCTGGAACGGGGCACGGTCCGTCCGGGCCAGACCCTGATCGACAGCTCCAGCGGCATCTACGCCTACGCCCTCGCACTGGCCTGCCACCGCTACGGCATGCGGTGCCGCATCGTCGCGTCCACCACTGTCGACGCCACCACCCTCGCTCAGCTGGAGATCCTCGGCGCTACGGTGGAACAGGTCAGACCGTCGCAAAACCTCCGGCTCGACCAGGAACTGAGGGTGCGGCGGGTGCGCGAGATCCTCGCCGAGGATCCCGGGCACCACTGGATGCGCCAGTACCACGACGACGTCCACTACCTCGGCTACCAAGAGGTCGCCGACCGGATCGCGGCGGAGTTCCCGGCGACACCGCTGACCGTCGTCGGCGGGGTGGGTTCCGGAGCCTCGACCGGCGGCATCGTGGAACACCTGCGCGTTACGGACCCCTCGGTGCGTCTGGTCGGCGTCCAGCCCTTCGGGAGCGTCACCTTCGGCAGCCAGGACCATCACGATCCCGAGGCGATCATCGCCGGCATCGGCTCGTCGATCGTCTTCGACAACGTCCGCCACCATCTCTACGACACCGTGCACTGGCTGGACTTCACCCACGCCATGTCCGGCGCGGTCGCCCTGCTGCGCGAGCACGCGGTGTTCGCCGGGCTGTCCACCGGTGCCGGCTTCTTGACGGCGCTGTACGAGGCCCGCCGTCACCCCGACCGACTGCACCTGGTGGTAGGGGCCGACACCGGACACCGCTACGTGGAGCGTGTGTTCGCCCGGCACGCCGAGGCCCTGGATCCGGCCGCGCTGAAGCCCGTCGAGGTCCGCGGTCCGGAGGAGATGACCATGCCGTGGTCGAGAATGACGTGGCGGCGCACTCCCTGCCCGGCCCACTGGAAGGAGCGGGCGGCATGACCGTGGCCTGCCTGGAGTCACTGACCTTCGGCCTCGGCCATCTGGTCCGCGCGGCCGACCGGCTCGGCGAGCGCCTGCTGCTCCTCACCCGGGACCCCGCCTACTACGCCTACGAACTGGACCGGCTGCCCGCCGACGCCCTCGACGTCGTCGTGACCGACACCTTCGACGTGGAGCGGGTCGCCGATCTGCTCCGGCGCACCCCGGGGCTGCGCGGCCTGATCAGTTCCACCGACACCTGGACCCTGGCCGGCGCCTCCCTCACCGAACGCCTCGGCCTGCCCGGTCTCGATCCAGCCGTACTGCGACTGACCCGGGACAAGGCCGCCGTACGCAACAGACTGCACCGCGCGGGCCTCACCCGCGCAAGGGCCGTCGAGAACGCCGACCCGGACCGCGAGCCACGCGGGCTGCTGCTCAAGGAGGCGGGACTGCCGCTCGTGCTCAAGGACACCGCGGGCACGGGAAGCCAGAACGTGTGGTTGGTCCGTGACGAGGGCGAACTCGACGCGGCGCTGGCGGAGGCGTCCGGTCGGGACCTGAGAGGACGGTTGTTCGCCGAGCCCTATTT is a window from the Streptomyces capillispiralis genome containing:
- a CDS encoding nucleotidyl transferase AbiEii/AbiGii toxin family protein, with the translated sequence MKLTPLHERLLADILDLGSPYPLVLTGGYAVQAHGLVERISRDLDVATENPAPMQEIVASLTAGLSARGWRTTHVQTDPLSGRFLVTDPDSGEECEVDVLKEAFWAPPAQTPYGPVLSLEDVIGTKVRALADRGTVRDLIDVQAASRHRSTADLESLGRRRAHNEFSLEDLRDRLIGADWYEDEDYTAYGLTSRQIEELKAWALEWAEDLGARIHDENA
- a CDS encoding cysteine synthase family protein; amino-acid sequence: MIHPHIADALKVPDLVRLTDGLVLLRFESMKIYSALAAVRHLLERGTVRPGQTLIDSSSGIYAYALALACHRYGMRCRIVASTTVDATTLAQLEILGATVEQVRPSQNLRLDQELRVRRVREILAEDPGHHWMRQYHDDVHYLGYQEVADRIAAEFPATPLTVVGGVGSGASTGGIVEHLRVTDPSVRLVGVQPFGSVTFGSQDHHDPEAIIAGIGSSIVFDNVRHHLYDTVHWLDFTHAMSGAVALLREHAVFAGLSTGAGFLTALYEARRHPDRLHLVVGADTGHRYVERVFARHAEALDPAALKPVEVRGPEEMTMPWSRMTWRRTPCPAHWKERAA
- a CDS encoding GNAT family N-acetyltransferase, translating into MTTDIRVYRDAGILAHTESLRSVYVDAFCTPPWNEDEAQATEFVSRLPVSVRRAGFTAATAVRDGEVVGFATAMTTPAPFPTDRCYPQAAAGLGNDRTADWLCGAREIDELAVRPTARGTGLAARLLDAVTADAPEGRAWLLTSVRNGRALAFYRRHGWTQATRPSPGGKGIVVFLGPRHPARSLAPFPL
- a CDS encoding aspartate/glutamate racemase family protein, with amino-acid sequence MLALLHTSPVHVPVFDALRDEDHPGLALRHVVAEELLERARATTPAAVADDVRATVREAVDAGARAVLCTCSTIGHLAERAAAVAGVPVLRVDRPMAAAAVAAGPRVVVLAALESTLRPTTALIEEEARRADRPVEVRTVLVERAWEHFEAGHTDGYVRRVADAADAVTGADVIVLAQASMAAAERLTATAVPVLSSPRPGLAAGAAAAAGGPRPRPAEKRPDGGGEKA
- a CDS encoding ferric reductase-like transmembrane domain-containing protein — its product is MTSDARPDEDGATAPPERRQPPGDRVALRGDLRAALPDATAAMVVTALVFAFLWARMESGASDTVAVMPFMDDPGTYWMYLLSQAFGWSGLLWAWGTVMLGLLLSGPRPARLPVSRQVLERWHRTTSLTTTALMFAHALMFAAELVRYETKVDWAERLWVAFADSFVPGWYDSGTGRIAIPIGQGALYLAIPLGLLFYVRHRIGANTWRRLHRFVIVVYVLSVWHTLLYGTNVWYGEWPRTVLWLLQLPVGVLLLLRLLRPARRAERLGAPKGGVGAARPAWWARAAGRAAVAAVLVGLVIVVVSGRDGGRDRPTHPPATAPHTQETD
- the panD gene encoding aspartate 1-decarboxylase; this encodes MLRTLFKSKIHRATVTQADLHYVGSVTIDAELLDAADLLPGELVHIVDVTNGARLETYVIEGERGSGVIGINGAAAHLVHPGDLVIIISYAQVTDAEARAMEPRVVHVDGANRIVALGADPSEPVPGSDQERSPQAVTA
- a CDS encoding GNAT family N-acetyltransferase: MGDFEIRDDRAAGRLEAVTDGEVVGRIEYFVLDEPEHALVPVHTIVEPAHEGKGIAGSLAREFYAVAAREDGAVAPLCPYVAKWAERHPEEAPAAGPELMRAAKQWLAAHPERF